A genomic segment from Nymphalis io chromosome 7, ilAglIoxx1.1, whole genome shotgun sequence encodes:
- the LOC126769705 gene encoding keratin-associated protein 5-8-like: MACCCKPGRSNKSSVSCLGRCDLPKHRCLRKVEVKPGPIPKHMGWLYTAKDAPEHQLRCGWRPGHISCQVLKRIEQHNCMKSSDCPSCPSSCSRTPCSKPCCMPPKCIAVCPSSTSCCKAPACSTQPLIRIIRHGGQYSICTKPSNVSNAPSGPYPLKYVLNTDDNDNLTTAAKFSVEAKFNDYHFDYTSSQSSFVLDFTPPEQRCPKPCTKKSVLCMTCRTESKASYKKT, translated from the exons ATGGCGTGCTGTTGTAAGCCCGGTAGAT ccAATAAATCTTCAGTAAGTTGTTTGGGTCGTTGCGACCTACCGAAACATCGATGTTTAAGAAAAGTCGAAGTCAAACCGGGTCCCATCCCGAAACATATGGGATGGCTCTACACAGCAAAGGATGCACCAGAACATCAG TTGCGCTGCGGCTGGCGACCTGGACACATATCCTGCCAAGTTCTCAAAAGAATTGAACAACATAATTGCATGAAATCAAGTGACTGTCCATCGTGTCCTTCAAGTTGTTCCCGAACGCCATGTTCCAAGCCTTGTTGTATGCCGCCAAAATGTATAGCGGTTTGCCCCTCATCTACATCATGTTGCAAAGCTCCTGCCTGTAGCACACAACCCTTAATTAGGATCATAAGACATGGAGGGCAATACAGTATTTGCACTAAGCCTTCGAATGTCAGCAATGCTCCTTCAGGACCATATCCACTAAAGTATGTCTTAAATACAGACGACAATGACAATTTAACGACCGCAGCGAAATTCAGTGTGGAAGCAAAGTTCAACGATTACCATTTTGATTACACAAGTTCCCAGTCCTCATTCGTTTTAGACTTTACTCCTCCAGAACAGAGATGTCCAAAGCCATGCACAAAAAAGAGTGTGTTATGTATGACATGTCGGACAGAGAGTAAAGCCTCATATAAAAAGACTTGA
- the LOC126769673 gene encoding UDP-glucosyltransferase 2-like, which yields MYSNTLRIAILLIIPFNVISLNILSILPYHGKSHFFVFKVYLQELAKRGHNVTVISHFPQDDPPKNYHDISLAGSIDAIEDNLPFHRSFFSILEVGIYLTNSGKVNCDIMLANKDVQKLVKDKPKFDVIVVEQFNSDCALGIAYKLQAPVVGIMSHILMPWHYNRFGIPNNPSFVPFHFLEGGTKPTLLQKIQITILDVYFKTMFYIFSQRNNQQTLAQYYDDIPPLEDLAREIKFLLIYHNFILTGSRLFPANVIEVGGYHVKETKPLTGDLLKFIEEAEHGVVYISFGSVVRSSTMPEDKVKAVLEAIAELPQRFIWKWENENMLLNKNKLYLSNWLPQVDILGHPKTLAFLSHAGMGSTTEAIHFGVPMVAMPVIGDQPANAAAIEESGLGVQLQIKDLTKDNLVTAFKKVLDPTFRKNAKLLSKAWHDRPMPPLDTAIYWTEFAARYPNMTFRTAAADIPCYQYYNLDVIGIFAMALLLTIYMLKCIVFALCSKNRKTNSTNQEHPSKNKNKKRSKRE from the exons ATGTACTCGAATACATTACGTATAGCGATATTACTGATAATACCATTTAATGTTATTTCACTAAATATTCTAAGCATATTACCGTACCATGGAAAGagtcatttttttgtatttaaagtgTATTTACAAGAATTAGCCAAACGAGGCCACAATGTAACAGTGATATCACACTTTCCACAAGATGACCCGCCGAAGAATTATCATGACATAAGTTTAGCGGGAAGTATCGATGCTATTGAAGATAATTTACCGTTTCATAGATCATTCTTTAGTATTCTGGAAGTTGGTATATATTTAACGAACTCAGGAAAAGTGAATTGTGATATAATGCTAGCTAATAAAGATGTACAAAAACTTGTTAAAGATAAACCAAAGTTTGACGTTATTGTTGTGGAACAGTTTAACAGTGATTGTGCTTTGGGTATAGCTTATAAGCTACAAGCGCCCGTCGTTGGTATAATGTCGCACATTTTAATGCCATGGCATTACAACAGATTCGGTATTCCGAACAACCCATCGTTCGTTCCCTTCCACTTTCTGGAAGGGGGAACGAAACCTACGCTAttacaaaaaattcaaataactattttagatgtttattttaaaacaatgttttatatatttagtcagAGAAATAATCAGCAAACACTTGCGCAATATTACGACGACATACCTCCCTTAGAAGATTTGGCTagagaaattaaatttttacttatatatcacaattttattttaactggtTCAAGACTATTCCCAGCTAATGTCATTGAAGTGGGTGGCTACCATGTAAAGGAAACAAAACCCTTAACCGGA gatTTGCTGAAATTCATCGAAGAAGCAGAACATGGTGTAGTATACATTAGTTTTGGCTCTGTCGTCAGAAGCTCTACAATGCCAGAAGATAAGGTCAAAGCTGTTTTAGAAGCAATCGCAGAACTCCCACAGAGATTTATATGGAAATGggaaaatgaaaatatgttattgaacaaaaataaactttatctttCAAACTGGTTGCCACAGGTGGATATATTAG GACATCCCAAAACTTTAGCATTCCTATCACATGCTGGGATGGGCAGTACGACAGAAGCAATACATTTTGGAGTGCCAATGGTAGCAATGCCTGTGATTGGTGATCAGCCAGCTAATGCCGCTGCTATCGAAGAAAGTGGACTTGGAGTACAGCTACAGATCAAAGACTTAACGAAAGATAATCTAGTCACTGCCTTTAAAAAGGTTTTAGATCCGAC GTTCCGaaaaaatgcaaaattattatcaaaggcATGGCATGACCGCCCCATGCCTCCTCTGGATACAGCAATTTACTGGACAGAATTCGCTGCCCGTTATCCTAACATGACATTTAGGACTGCTGCCGCTGATATACCTTGTTATCAATACTATAATTTAGACGTCATTGGCATTTTTGCTATGGCATtactattaacaatatatatgttaaaatgtatTGTGTTCGCGCTATGTAGCAAAAACAGAAAAACAAATAGCACAAACCAAGAACATCCTAGCAAGAACAAAAACAAGAAAAGATCTAAGCGTGAATGA
- the LOC126769712 gene encoding mitochondrial import inner membrane translocase subunit Tim9-like, with amino-acid sequence MAASAQMMSEADQIKTFKEFLVQYNKLSELCFNDCIHDFTSRNLRPSEDKCTINCMDKYLRTNQRVSQRFHEFQMIANENMIALAQKSGNPS; translated from the exons atggctgccTCAGCACAAATGATGAGTGAAGCGGATCAAATAAAAACG TTCAAAGAATTTCTGGTACAATACAACAAACTATCAGAACTTTGTTTTAATGACTGTATTCATGACTTTACTTCGAGAAATCTTCGACCCTCTgag gaTAAGTGCACAATCAACTGTATGGACAAGTATTTGCGAACAAATCAACGTGTCTCACAGAGATTCCATGAATTCCAGATGATAGCTAATGAGAATATGATTGCTTTAGCTCAGAAATCTGGCAATCCTAGCTAA